The following coding sequences lie in one Enterococcus sp. 9E7_DIV0242 genomic window:
- a CDS encoding phosphate ABC transporter substrate-binding protein PstS yields the protein MKTKLFILFSFVSVLMLSGCASWIDRGESITAVGSSALQPLVETASEAYQSKYPGKFVNVQGGGSGTGLSQVQTGAVEIGNSDLFAEEKSGINADKLVDHKVAVAGITPIVNKGVGVTDISLENLRKIFLGEITNWSEVGGKDIKIVILNRASGSGTRATFEKWVLDGKTAIRAQEQDSSGMVRSIVSDTPGAISYTAFSYVSKDVATLKIDGVEPTDENVTTNDWKVWSYEHMYTLGEPKELTKDFLAFMLSDQVQGEIIEQLGYIPVSNMKVERDWEGNLINQ from the coding sequence ATGAAAACGAAATTATTCATTCTTTTTAGTTTTGTCAGTGTGTTGATGTTATCTGGCTGTGCTAGCTGGATAGACCGAGGTGAATCGATCACAGCTGTCGGTTCTTCTGCCTTGCAGCCGTTAGTTGAAACTGCAAGTGAAGCGTATCAAAGTAAGTATCCTGGGAAATTCGTCAATGTTCAGGGAGGCGGAAGTGGAACAGGATTGAGCCAGGTTCAAACTGGTGCCGTGGAGATTGGCAATTCTGATTTATTTGCTGAGGAGAAGAGCGGAATCAACGCAGATAAACTGGTCGATCATAAAGTTGCAGTAGCTGGGATCACCCCAATTGTAAACAAAGGCGTGGGTGTGACAGATATTTCGTTAGAAAATTTAAGAAAGATTTTTCTTGGTGAAATTACGAACTGGAGCGAAGTAGGCGGTAAGGATATTAAGATCGTCATATTGAATCGCGCTTCCGGAAGTGGAACACGTGCGACCTTTGAAAAATGGGTACTGGATGGAAAAACGGCTATTCGTGCACAGGAACAAGATTCTAGCGGGATGGTCCGCTCAATTGTATCAGATACACCGGGAGCTATTAGCTACACAGCATTTTCCTATGTAAGTAAAGATGTAGCCACCTTGAAAATAGATGGTGTAGAACCTACAGATGAGAACGTAACAACGAATGATTGGAAAGTTTGGTCTTATGAACATATGTATACCTTAGGGGAACCCAAAGAGCTGACAAAAGACTTTTTGGCGTTTATGCTTTCTGACCAAGTACAAGGAGAAATTATTGAGCAACTTGGTTATATTCCTGTATCAAATATGAAGGTAGAGCGGGATTGGGAAGGAAATCTTATCAATCAGTAA
- the secA gene encoding preprotein translocase subunit SecA: MANFLRKMIENDKKELKRLEVIADKIDTYASAMEQLSDEELKGKTDEFKARYQKGETLDQLLPEAFAVVREGAKRVLGLYPYRVQLMGGIVLHDGNIPEMRTGEGKTLTATMPVYLNALSGEGVHVVTVNEYLATRDSSEMGDLYNFLGLSVGLNINSKTPEEKRAAYNSDITYSTNNELGFDYLRDNMVVYRNQMVQRPLNYAIVDEVDSILIDEARTPLIISGQAEKSTALYTRTDNLVKRLKEEEDYKIDVQSKTINLTEAGMEKAEEAFGLENLYEIENTALTHHMEQALRANYIMLRDIDYVVQEGKVLIVDQFTGRIMDGRRYSDGLHQAIEAKEGVEIEDESKTMATITFQNYFRMYKKLSGMTGTAKTEEEEFREIYNIQVIQIPTNRPIVRDDRPDLLYPTLESKFRAVVQDIKERYHNGQPVLVGTVAVETSELLSNLLNKEKVPHEVLNAKNHFKEAEIIMNAGQKGAVTIATNMAGRGTDIKLGLGVVELGGLAVIGTERHESRRIDNQLRGRSGRQGDPGVSQFYLSLEDELMKRFGTDRIKVFLDRMKIEEEDAVIQSKMLSRQVESAQKRVEGNNYDTRKNVLQYDDVMREQREVVYAQRQEVIMEENDLTEVLMNMIKRTIGRVVDSHTQLEKENWNLDGIVDFAGSAILHEDAISVDDIKGKTPEQIKEYLYAAAKDVYETKASQLNGPEQMLEFQKVVILRVVDTKWTDHIDAMDQLRQSVGLRAYGQNNPLVEYQTEGYKMFEDMIGAIEFEATRLFLKSEIRQNVQREQVAQGEASHPGETVEEQSNTSAKRTPVKVDKVGRNDPCPCGSGKKFKNCHGKNV; encoded by the coding sequence ATGGCAAATTTTCTTAGAAAAATGATTGAAAACGATAAAAAGGAATTGAAGCGGCTTGAAGTGATAGCTGATAAGATCGACACTTACGCATCAGCAATGGAACAGCTAAGCGACGAAGAACTTAAAGGAAAAACAGACGAGTTCAAAGCCCGCTATCAAAAAGGAGAAACACTTGACCAGCTACTACCGGAAGCTTTTGCGGTCGTTCGTGAAGGTGCAAAACGGGTTCTTGGCTTGTATCCTTACCGCGTGCAGTTAATGGGTGGTATCGTTCTTCATGATGGTAATATCCCTGAAATGAGAACAGGTGAAGGGAAAACCTTAACAGCGACAATGCCGGTTTACCTGAATGCTCTTTCTGGTGAAGGTGTCCACGTAGTAACAGTTAATGAATATTTGGCAACACGTGACTCAAGTGAAATGGGTGATTTGTACAATTTCCTTGGACTAAGCGTTGGCCTGAACATCAACTCAAAAACACCGGAAGAAAAACGTGCAGCGTATAATTCAGATATTACATACAGCACGAATAACGAACTTGGGTTTGATTATCTGAGAGATAATATGGTTGTGTATAGAAATCAAATGGTTCAACGTCCGCTTAACTACGCGATCGTCGATGAAGTGGATTCTATCTTGATCGATGAAGCACGTACACCATTGATTATTTCCGGCCAAGCTGAGAAATCAACGGCTTTGTATACTCGTACAGATAACTTAGTTAAGAGATTAAAAGAAGAAGAAGATTATAAAATCGATGTTCAATCGAAAACAATCAATTTGACTGAAGCGGGTATGGAAAAAGCCGAAGAAGCATTTGGCTTGGAAAACCTGTATGAAATCGAAAATACTGCATTAACTCATCACATGGAGCAAGCTTTACGTGCGAACTACATCATGCTTCGTGACATTGATTATGTAGTGCAAGAAGGAAAAGTACTGATTGTCGATCAATTTACAGGACGTATCATGGATGGTCGTCGTTATTCTGATGGGTTGCATCAGGCGATCGAAGCCAAAGAAGGCGTTGAGATCGAAGATGAATCAAAAACAATGGCAACAATTACATTCCAGAACTACTTCCGTATGTATAAAAAACTGTCAGGTATGACAGGGACAGCGAAAACAGAAGAAGAAGAGTTCCGTGAAATATACAACATTCAGGTTATTCAAATTCCTACAAACCGTCCAATCGTTCGTGACGATCGTCCGGATTTGTTGTATCCAACATTAGAAAGCAAGTTTAGAGCAGTTGTTCAGGATATCAAAGAGCGCTACCATAATGGACAACCTGTATTGGTTGGTACAGTAGCTGTTGAAACTTCTGAACTGTTATCTAATCTATTAAATAAAGAAAAAGTGCCGCATGAAGTATTGAATGCGAAAAACCACTTTAAAGAAGCTGAAATCATCATGAACGCCGGTCAAAAGGGTGCTGTGACGATCGCTACCAATATGGCTGGTCGTGGTACAGATATCAAGCTCGGTCTGGGAGTAGTAGAGCTTGGCGGGTTGGCTGTTATTGGTACAGAACGTCACGAATCTCGTCGTATTGATAATCAGTTGCGTGGACGTTCAGGTCGTCAGGGAGATCCTGGGGTATCACAATTCTATCTTTCTTTAGAAGATGAATTAATGAAACGTTTTGGTACGGACCGCATCAAAGTTTTCCTTGATCGCATGAAGATTGAAGAAGAAGACGCAGTGATTCAAAGTAAAATGTTGTCAAGACAAGTTGAATCTGCACAGAAACGTGTAGAAGGAAATAACTACGATACACGTAAAAATGTCTTGCAATATGACGATGTAATGCGTGAACAGCGTGAAGTAGTCTATGCACAACGTCAAGAAGTCATTATGGAAGAAAATGATTTAACTGAAGTATTGATGAACATGATCAAACGCACGATTGGTCGTGTTGTGGACAGTCATACACAGCTTGAAAAAGAAAACTGGAATCTGGATGGAATCGTTGATTTCGCCGGGTCTGCAATCCTTCACGAAGATGCAATTTCAGTTGACGATATTAAAGGTAAAACACCTGAGCAGATTAAAGAATATTTATATGCTGCTGCCAAGGATGTTTATGAAACAAAAGCAAGCCAATTGAATGGTCCTGAGCAAATGCTTGAGTTCCAAAAAGTTGTTATACTACGTGTGGTTGATACGAAATGGACCGACCATATCGATGCTATGGATCAACTTCGCCAATCAGTTGGATTGCGTGCTTACGGTCAAAATAATCCATTGGTCGAGTATCAGACTGAAGGATACAAGATGTTTGAAGATATGATTGGTGCAATCGAATTTGAAGCGACACGTCTGTTCTTGAAATCTGAAATTCGTCAGAATGTACAGAGAGAACAAGTAGCTCAAGGCGAAGCAAGCCATCCGGGTGAGACAGTAGAGGAACAAAGCAATACTTCTGCTAAGAGAACACCTGTTAAAGTAGACAAGGTTGGTCGTAATGATCCATGTCCATGCGGAAGCGGTAAGAAATTTAAAAATTGTCATGGTAAAAATGTCTAA
- a CDS encoding ISL3 family transposase, producing the protein MDKNTRLLLGLTDKHLSFGEDWLEYSHSKGVKAQVIKATLTYIPTHCRNCGIKNQGQIIKNGYHRTYTQLPVFNGRLTLLELKRSRFRCHECHATFHAQTELVEEHHHLSKQLCLQIMLDLKKNVSRKEIAQKHFVSDVTVLRLMEELATSYSPNWRFLPKILCIDEFKSMKSCEGAMSFICVNGETNKILEVLEDRRLTHLTRHFMRYTKEARENVKYLVMDMNASYDQLLKSVFPNAQLVTDRFHIVQQMNRALNQLRIKTMNAFRHSSPLEQKQYRRLKRYWKLLLKDSSELDSQHRPYHSLFKRPLTQTDIVDELLSYDSTLRIAYDTVQFLKYAFTHRDAKRFFEELDTLDPRLPFWFKKKLRFFKKHRQGITNAFSFSFSNGITEGLNNKIKVIKRVAYGYRNFYHFRSRIYIVQGLVFSQD; encoded by the coding sequence ATGGATAAGAATACCAGATTATTGCTTGGACTAACAGATAAACATCTCTCCTTTGGAGAGGATTGGCTTGAATACAGTCATTCAAAAGGTGTTAAGGCTCAGGTCATCAAAGCAACACTTACGTATATACCTACACATTGTAGAAACTGTGGCATTAAAAATCAAGGACAGATCATCAAAAACGGTTACCATCGGACATATACTCAATTACCTGTTTTTAATGGTCGCTTGACATTATTGGAGCTGAAACGTTCACGCTTTCGTTGTCATGAGTGTCACGCTACTTTTCATGCTCAAACAGAGTTAGTTGAAGAGCATCATCATTTATCGAAGCAGCTCTGTCTCCAAATCATGCTTGATTTAAAGAAAAATGTTTCTAGGAAAGAGATTGCCCAAAAACATTTCGTTTCAGACGTGACGGTTCTTCGCTTAATGGAAGAGCTAGCTACTTCTTATTCTCCAAACTGGCGATTTCTTCCAAAAATTTTATGTATTGATGAATTCAAATCAATGAAATCTTGTGAAGGAGCCATGAGTTTTATTTGTGTTAATGGAGAAACCAACAAGATTCTTGAAGTCCTTGAAGACCGACGGTTAACACACTTAACCCGACACTTTATGCGTTACACAAAAGAAGCTCGAGAAAACGTAAAGTACCTGGTCATGGACATGAATGCGAGCTATGATCAATTACTCAAGTCTGTGTTTCCAAATGCCCAACTCGTCACTGACCGATTCCACATTGTCCAACAGATGAATCGAGCGTTAAATCAACTGCGGATAAAGACAATGAATGCCTTTCGGCATTCCTCACCGCTAGAACAGAAGCAATATCGTCGACTCAAACGGTATTGGAAGTTACTCTTAAAAGATTCCTCTGAGCTTGATAGTCAACATCGTCCCTATCATTCACTGTTCAAACGTCCATTAACTCAAACAGATATTGTCGATGAATTACTCAGCTATGATTCAACCTTGCGCATTGCTTACGATACTGTTCAGTTTCTCAAATATGCCTTTACTCATCGAGACGCCAAGCGTTTCTTTGAAGAACTTGATACACTAGATCCCCGACTGCCTTTCTGGTTCAAAAAGAAATTGAGATTCTTCAAGAAGCACAGACAAGGAATTACCAATGCTTTCAGTTTTTCTTTTTCTAATGGCATTACAGAAGGGTTGAACAACAAGATTAAGGTAATCAAACGAGTGGCTTATGGCTACCGCAATTTCTATCATTTTCGTTCACGTATTTACATTGTTCAAGGTCTTGTTTTTTCTCAAGATTAA
- the prfB gene encoding peptide chain release factor 2 (programmed frameshift) → MENAEIRHALGEMNEKINSFRGSLDLDQLEEDIAEAEHRMAEPGFWDNTEDAQKLINETNVYKEKFQQFNQFSEELEELEVMSEMQQEEFDAEIQEELVERLKLLSEKLSSYELSLLLNEPYDKNNAIIELHPGAGGTESQDWGSMLLRMYTRWAESHGFQVETLDYQSGDEAGIKSVTLEIKGYNAFGYLKSEKGVHRLVRISPFDSAKRRHTSFCSVDVMPELDDTVEVEINADDLKVDTYRASGAGGQHINKTDSAVRITHIPTGTVVASQAQRSQLKNREQAMSMLKAKLYQLELEKKEQEAASIRGEQLEIGWGSQIRSYVFHPYSMVKDHRTNFETGNVQAVMDGDIDGFIDAYLKMKI, encoded by the exons ATGGAGAATGCAGAAATTCGTCACGCATTAGGTGAAATGAATGAAAAAATAAATAGTTTTAGGGGGTCTCTT GACTTAGATCAGTTGGAAGAGGATATTGCTGAGGCTGAGCATCGAATGGCTGAACCAGGTTTCTGGGATAATACAGAAGATGCACAGAAACTAATCAATGAGACCAATGTATACAAAGAGAAGTTCCAACAATTCAATCAATTTTCAGAAGAGCTTGAAGAATTGGAAGTAATGAGTGAAATGCAGCAAGAAGAATTTGATGCAGAAATTCAAGAGGAACTAGTTGAACGCTTAAAGCTGCTTTCTGAAAAGCTTTCAAGCTATGAGTTATCTCTATTACTGAATGAACCGTATGATAAAAACAATGCGATAATTGAACTTCATCCAGGTGCAGGCGGAACAGAGTCGCAGGACTGGGGCAGTATGCTTCTTCGCATGTATACACGTTGGGCAGAAAGCCATGGGTTCCAAGTGGAGACATTGGATTATCAATCCGGAGATGAAGCCGGGATAAAGAGTGTAACGCTTGAAATAAAAGGGTATAATGCGTTTGGCTACTTGAAATCAGAAAAAGGAGTGCATCGTTTGGTCAGAATCTCTCCGTTTGATTCTGCGAAGCGTCGACATACTTCTTTCTGTTCGGTAGATGTTATGCCTGAGCTTGATGATACAGTTGAAGTAGAAATCAACGCGGATGATTTGAAAGTTGATACTTATCGTGCCAGTGGTGCCGGTGGTCAGCATATCAATAAAACCGATTCAGCTGTTCGGATTACACACATACCTACTGGAACAGTCGTTGCCAGTCAGGCACAGCGATCACAGCTAAAAAATAGAGAACAGGCAATGTCCATGCTGAAAGCCAAACTTTATCAGTTGGAATTAGAGAAAAAGGAACAAGAAGCAGCAAGCATTCGAGGCGAACAGTTAGAAATTGGCTGGGGTTCTCAAATTCGTTCTTATGTTTTTCATCCCTATTCAATGGTTAAGGATCACCGTACAAATTTTGAGACTGGGAATGTGCAAGCAGTTATGGATGGCGATATCGATGGTTTTATTGATGCTTACTTAAAAATGAAAATCTGA
- the pstA gene encoding phosphate ABC transporter permease PstA, whose product MNAKKADKVATSVLYGVSGIIVLILAALLGYILLRGIPHISWDFLTKPSKAYQAGGGIGIQLFNSIYLLFITMLISLPISLGAGIYLSEYAKKNWLTDVIRTSIEILSSLPSVVVGLFGFLIFVVQIGYGFSIISGALALTFFNLPLLTRNVEESLKAVHFTQREAGLALGLSRWETVKKVIIPEAMPGILTGVILSSGRIFGEAAALIYTAGQSAPALDFSNWNPLSVSSPISIFRQAETLAVHIWKVNTEGTMPDGPAVSAGASAVLIIVVLLFNFGARFIGNRLHKRLTSA is encoded by the coding sequence ATGAATGCGAAAAAAGCGGATAAGGTAGCTACGAGCGTACTCTATGGAGTATCGGGTATTATTGTTTTAATTTTAGCTGCCTTGTTAGGATATATTTTACTTCGAGGTATTCCTCATATCTCTTGGGATTTTCTGACGAAGCCATCGAAAGCCTATCAAGCAGGTGGTGGTATCGGAATTCAATTATTTAACTCTATCTATTTGTTGTTCATCACTATGCTTATCAGCTTACCTATTTCTCTAGGTGCAGGGATTTATTTATCTGAATATGCGAAGAAAAATTGGTTGACTGATGTGATTCGTACATCCATTGAAATCCTGAGTTCCCTACCTTCTGTTGTCGTTGGTTTGTTCGGATTTCTGATTTTTGTTGTACAAATCGGATATGGCTTTTCAATCATTTCCGGCGCATTGGCACTGACTTTTTTCAATCTGCCATTGTTGACAAGAAATGTAGAGGAATCGTTAAAAGCGGTTCATTTTACACAACGTGAGGCTGGACTGGCATTAGGACTGTCTCGATGGGAAACCGTTAAAAAGGTAATCATACCTGAAGCGATGCCTGGTATTTTGACAGGAGTCATCTTAAGTTCCGGGCGTATTTTTGGTGAAGCGGCTGCCCTGATTTACACAGCAGGCCAAAGCGCACCAGCTTTAGACTTTAGCAACTGGAATCCATTGAGCGTATCCAGTCCAATCAGTATTTTCAGACAGGCGGAAACCTTGGCAGTTCATATTTGGAAAGTGAATACAGAAGGAACGATGCCGGATGGACCGGCAGTGTCAGCAGGTGCTTCTGCTGTTCTGATCATTGTGGTTCTTCTATTCAACTTCGGTGCCCGTTTCATTGGTAACCGTCTGCATAAGCGATTGACATCAGCCTAA
- the ftsX gene encoding permease-like cell division protein FtsX translates to MIRTFFTHLLESIKSLKRNGWMTIASTSAVTITLILVGIFMAVIFNATKLAKDISDNVTVSVFVDIGTTAEEMQALESELREIKNVDSISYSNKDQQLKKIQDQMGDAWNLFEGDSNPLYDVYYLSAKEPEQTKKMSEEAGKLQNVFKADYGGLSSDKIFQLAETVRTWGLAAAGLLLFVAVFLISNTIRITILSRQREIQIMRLVGAKNGYIRWPFFLEGAWIGLLGAIVPMILMSIGYHYAFNILNLQLLRSNYSMLRPEDFLWQLNLLMVGIGVVIGSVGSVISMRRFLKI, encoded by the coding sequence ATGATTAGAACATTTTTTACTCATTTATTAGAGAGTATAAAAAGTTTGAAACGAAACGGCTGGATGACAATAGCTTCAACAAGTGCTGTAACGATCACACTTATACTTGTAGGTATTTTCATGGCAGTTATTTTCAATGCCACAAAATTGGCAAAGGATATATCTGATAATGTAACGGTATCAGTTTTTGTTGATATCGGTACAACAGCTGAAGAGATGCAGGCTTTAGAAAGTGAATTGAGAGAGATCAAGAATGTTGATTCTATCTCGTATTCCAACAAGGACCAACAATTAAAAAAAATTCAGGACCAAATGGGTGATGCATGGAACCTTTTCGAAGGAGACAGCAACCCGTTATATGATGTGTACTATCTAAGTGCGAAAGAGCCTGAACAGACAAAGAAAATGTCAGAAGAAGCAGGAAAGCTGCAGAATGTCTTTAAAGCAGATTATGGTGGCTTGTCTTCCGATAAGATTTTCCAACTAGCTGAAACAGTTAGAACTTGGGGTCTGGCAGCAGCAGGCTTGTTACTGTTTGTAGCAGTATTCTTGATTTCCAATACAATTCGTATCACGATTCTTTCCAGACAAAGAGAGATTCAAATCATGCGACTTGTTGGAGCGAAAAATGGCTATATTCGTTGGCCGTTCTTCCTTGAAGGAGCTTGGATCGGTTTGCTTGGAGCGATTGTTCCAATGATCTTAATGTCGATTGGATATCATTACGCCTTCAATATTTTGAATTTGCAGTTATTGCGTTCAAACTATTCTATGCTGAGACCAGAGGACTTTTTATGGCAATTAAACTTATTAATGGTCGGTATTGGAGTTGTCATTGGATCGGTAGGGTCTGTGATTTCTATGCGTCGTTTCTTGAAAATATAA
- the pstC gene encoding phosphate ABC transporter permease subunit PstC gives MEDVQKQLLTKSKRAKMEQRGKLISFVCIALIVLVVLSIFYFVASKGLATFFVDKINVFDFLFGTDWNPSEAGSNGKPLVGALPMIAGSFIVTFLSAIVATPFAIGAAVFMTEISPKKGSKILQPVIELLVGIPSVVYGFIGLTVIVPFVRSIFGGTGFGILAGTFVLFVMILPTVTTMTVDALKSVPRHYREASLALGATRWQTIYKVVLRAAVPGILTAVVFGMARAFGEALAIQMVIGNAAVMPTGMTTPASTLTSILTMGIGNTIMGTVENNVLWSLALILLLMSLLFNVVIRIIGKRGALK, from the coding sequence TTGGAAGATGTGCAAAAACAATTACTGACAAAATCTAAACGGGCAAAAATGGAACAAAGAGGGAAATTGATCAGCTTTGTCTGTATCGCTCTCATCGTTCTGGTTGTCCTTTCCATTTTCTACTTTGTAGCCAGCAAAGGCTTGGCCACATTTTTTGTAGATAAGATAAATGTTTTTGATTTTCTGTTTGGGACGGATTGGAATCCAAGTGAAGCAGGATCAAATGGCAAACCATTAGTAGGAGCGCTTCCGATGATTGCCGGATCATTTATTGTTACATTTCTATCTGCAATCGTTGCAACACCTTTCGCTATTGGAGCGGCGGTCTTTATGACTGAAATCTCTCCTAAAAAAGGATCAAAAATTCTGCAACCAGTAATTGAGTTGTTAGTAGGGATTCCTTCCGTAGTATACGGTTTTATTGGTTTGACAGTCATCGTACCTTTCGTTCGTTCGATTTTTGGAGGAACAGGTTTTGGTATCTTGGCGGGGACATTCGTACTTTTTGTCATGATTCTTCCAACGGTTACAACGATGACGGTGGATGCGCTAAAATCTGTCCCACGTCATTACAGAGAAGCGTCGCTGGCTCTAGGTGCGACTCGTTGGCAGACAATCTACAAGGTTGTTCTCAGAGCTGCCGTTCCCGGGATTCTGACAGCAGTAGTATTCGGTATGGCAAGAGCCTTTGGTGAAGCGTTGGCTATTCAAATGGTTATCGGAAATGCAGCTGTAATGCCAACAGGAATGACAACACCAGCATCTACATTGACAAGTATTTTGACAATGGGAATCGGGAATACAATCATGGGCACGGTAGAAAATAATGTATTGTGGTCTCTGGCGTTGATTTTGCTATTGATGTCATTGCTGTTTAATGTTGTTATTCGAATTATAGGCAAGAGAGGGGCGCTGAAATAA
- the cls gene encoding cardiolipin synthase has product MSFFIDNFFVIIYIANILLSAIIVFRERKQTAQTWAWLLVLLFVPIVGFFLYFFLGRGISKDKIFDMKMQAKIGMNAEIENEKKALQRGLFPHPPTGEVEPKQLIYMLTMFESSMYTTNNDVVLYTDGREKFDALIQDIRNAKDHVHMEYYIYRGDALGKELRAELVAAAKRGVKVRLLLDAWGSTQVNMKFFEELTAASGEVAFFFPLFVPYLNPRINYRNHRKIVVIDGIIGYTGGFNVGDEYLGIVKKFGYWRDNHLRICGDAVYSLQNRFLMDWNSQHTEELSYTEAYFPPITSVGKKAVQVVTSGPDSEHEQIKMAYLKMISIAKKEILIQTPYYIPDESIHEAIKLALLSGVKVRIQIPNKPDHMLVYWATYSFAAELLEYGAIIETYENGFIHAKTMIVDGGIVSVGSANIDVRSFRLDFEVNTIIYDEEFSEKVRDSFYEDSQVSHLLTQEKYDARGFWIKLKEGLARLISPLL; this is encoded by the coding sequence ATGAGTTTTTTTATTGATAATTTTTTCGTTATTATTTATATAGCCAATATCCTGTTGTCAGCAATCATTGTTTTTCGTGAGCGAAAACAGACGGCGCAAACATGGGCGTGGTTACTTGTGCTATTATTTGTTCCAATTGTTGGCTTCTTTCTCTATTTCTTCTTAGGTAGAGGAATTTCGAAAGATAAGATTTTTGATATGAAGATGCAGGCTAAAATCGGGATGAACGCCGAGATAGAAAATGAGAAAAAAGCGTTGCAGCGGGGCCTATTTCCGCATCCTCCAACAGGTGAGGTCGAACCCAAACAACTGATTTATATGTTGACGATGTTTGAAAGCTCTATGTATACAACGAACAATGATGTCGTTCTTTACACGGATGGTCGAGAAAAGTTTGATGCCTTAATTCAAGATATTAGAAATGCAAAAGACCATGTGCATATGGAGTACTACATCTACCGAGGTGATGCGTTAGGCAAGGAGCTACGTGCTGAATTAGTTGCTGCCGCGAAGCGTGGAGTCAAGGTTCGTTTACTGCTTGATGCGTGGGGCTCAACCCAAGTGAATATGAAGTTTTTTGAGGAATTGACGGCCGCAAGCGGTGAAGTAGCATTTTTCTTCCCGTTGTTTGTTCCCTATTTAAATCCGCGAATCAATTACCGCAATCATAGAAAAATTGTTGTGATTGATGGTATTATTGGCTATACCGGTGGGTTTAATGTCGGGGATGAGTATTTAGGAATCGTGAAGAAATTCGGCTATTGGAGAGATAATCATCTGCGTATTTGTGGTGATGCAGTATATAGCTTGCAAAATAGGTTCTTGATGGATTGGAATTCCCAGCATACAGAAGAGCTGAGCTATACAGAAGCCTATTTTCCGCCAATCACATCGGTTGGTAAAAAAGCCGTTCAGGTTGTGACAAGTGGTCCAGATTCTGAACATGAGCAGATTAAAATGGCTTATTTGAAGATGATTTCAATTGCTAAAAAGGAGATATTGATTCAAACGCCCTACTACATTCCGGATGAATCTATCCATGAAGCAATCAAGCTGGCGTTGCTGTCTGGTGTAAAAGTACGGATTCAGATTCCCAATAAACCGGATCATATGCTCGTTTATTGGGCGACATACTCCTTTGCAGCAGAGCTTTTAGAGTATGGAGCAATTATTGAAACCTATGAAAATGGTTTTATTCACGCGAAAACAATGATTGTTGACGGTGGTATTGTTTCTGTAGGTTCAGCAAACATCGATGTTCGTTCCTTCAGGCTCGATTTTGAAGTTAATACGATCATTTACGATGAAGAGTTTTCTGAAAAAGTCAGAGATTCTTTTTATGAAGATTCTCAAGTATCTCACTTGCTTACACAGGAAAAATACGATGCCAGAGGCTTTTGGATTAAGCTGAAAGAAGGTTTGGCACGTTTGATATCGCCATTATTATAA
- the ftsE gene encoding cell division ATP-binding protein FtsE, translated as MIEMKDVMKKYSNGTTAIRNLSIEIKPGEFVYVVGPSGAGKSTFIKLMYREEQATKGRLRVAGHDLIKIKNKEVPYLRREIGIVFQDYKLLSKKTVYENVAYAMQVIGKKPREVKKRVMEVLDLVGLKHKVRVFPSELSGGEQQRVSIARAIVNMPKVLIADEPTGNLDPENSWEIMKLLDRINAQGTTVVMATHNSTIVNTIRHRVIAIENGRIIRDQAEGEYGYDD; from the coding sequence ATGATTGAGATGAAAGATGTAATGAAGAAATACTCTAATGGTACAACTGCTATTAGAAATCTTTCAATAGAAATAAAACCAGGTGAGTTTGTCTATGTGGTAGGTCCCTCCGGTGCCGGAAAGTCCACATTTATCAAATTGATGTACCGTGAAGAGCAAGCGACAAAAGGTCGATTGAGGGTCGCAGGACATGATTTGATCAAAATCAAAAACAAAGAAGTTCCATATCTGCGAAGAGAAATAGGAATCGTGTTTCAGGATTACAAACTATTGAGCAAGAAAACTGTTTATGAGAATGTCGCGTATGCGATGCAAGTAATCGGGAAAAAACCGCGTGAAGTCAAAAAGCGCGTAATGGAAGTGTTGGATCTGGTCGGTTTGAAACATAAAGTACGGGTGTTTCCAAGTGAGCTTTCTGGTGGGGAGCAGCAACGTGTGTCCATCGCTAGAGCGATTGTAAATATGCCGAAAGTGCTGATTGCCGATGAACCAACGGGAAACCTTGATCCGGAAAATTCCTGGGAAATCATGAAGCTATTGGATCGGATTAATGCTCAGGGAACAACGGTTGTAATGGCAACACATAATAGTACAATCGTGAATACGATTCGTCATCGGGTAATTGCAATAGAAAACGGACGAATCATTCGAGATCAAGCGGAAGGGGAATACGGCTACGATGATTAG